The Aminivibrio pyruvatiphilus genome segment TCCCTCCGCCTCAGGAGAAGGCGGGATGCGCTGACTTCGGATACCTCTGGCCCCTGTGGCCTGCACGGAATGGGGAGAATGTACAAAATGACAACTACAGAAAGGGTGGGGAATGTATGAGTATTTTTAACCGAATGGCGGATATCTTCAAGTCGAACGTGAACGAGGCTCTCGACCGTATGGAGGATCCGGAAAAAATGGTGAAACAGATGATCATCGAGATGGAAGAAGGGCTCGTCAAGGCCACTTCCGGCCTGGCCAAGGCCATGGCCAACGAAAAGAATCTCCAAAAGCAGCAGGCTGTGGCGGCTAACCAGGCGCGGCAGTGGGAGGAAAAAGCAACCATGGCCCTCAAGGGGGGGAATACCGACCTTGCGAAACAGGCCCTCTCTAAAAAGGTCGTTTACGACGGCCAGGTTCAGCAGTACCAGGCAATGGTGACCCAGGCATCCAACACCACGTCTCAGCTTCGGATGCAGCTTGATACCCTCAAGGGGAAGCTGGACGAAGCGAGAATGAAACAGTCGACTCTCGTCGCCAGATCCCAGACGGCGAAAACCCAGAAGGAATTTTCCACCATCCTTGGTACCAACGTGGGGCAGGGGGCTTTCGCGAAGTTCGACAAGATGGAGAAGAAGATCGAAGGCATGGAAGCGGAAGCAGAGGCTTTCTCAGAACTCTCCGGAGAGGGCCCCGCAGATGACCCCTTCAAGTCCATGGAAAAGGATATGCAGGTTGACGACGAGATGGCGAAGCTTCTTGAGAAAATGAACCTTGGAGGCGGGGCAAATGCATAAGTTTCCTCTGTTCAAGGACGGAATCAATGAGGCGCTTCTGAAAAGCGTGGAGCAGAAGACGGACGCCTGGCTGAAGGAACTCTTCGATGAAGGGGACCTGACAAAGGTGGACAACATCACGTCCTTCTCCTTCGGCAGCGCCACTATCCAGGTAATGGTGGTTCCGTGGCATTCTGAGGACGTCCTCGTGAAGGTCTTTTCCTACCTTGCTGAAAACGTGGACCCCTGCAAGGTTGCCGGAGATTTTCTTCGGCTGAATTCAGACCTGCCCCTGGGGCGGTTTTCCCTTATCTTTGATAATACCGTCATGTTCTCCTGTTCTCTGCCTGCGGCGAATCTCGACAGGAACGAACTCGTGGGGGCTCTCCAGACGGTGGCTGTTTACGCGGACCAGTATGACGACATCCTGAAGGAGCAGTACGGCTCCGAACACTGCGCCAAAATCCAGTAGGAGAGATAATCATGAATATGACAGCTATTGTTGTGGGAGCCCTTGTCGCCGTCCTGGGAGTTTACCTGGCCGTGGTGCAGAAAAAGAAGACCGAAGGCCTTGTGATAGAGCTCAAGTTCATGAAGCCGGTCTCCCTTCCGGAGATTGTAGCGAATATGGAAAATCTGGAAAA includes the following:
- a CDS encoding YbjN domain-containing protein, which translates into the protein MHKFPLFKDGINEALLKSVEQKTDAWLKELFDEGDLTKVDNITSFSFGSATIQVMVVPWHSEDVLVKVFSYLAENVDPCKVAGDFLRLNSDLPLGRFSLIFDNTVMFSCSLPAANLDRNELVGALQTVAVYADQYDDILKEQYGSEHCAKIQ
- a CDS encoding PspA/IM30 family protein; protein product: MSIFNRMADIFKSNVNEALDRMEDPEKMVKQMIIEMEEGLVKATSGLAKAMANEKNLQKQQAVAANQARQWEEKATMALKGGNTDLAKQALSKKVVYDGQVQQYQAMVTQASNTTSQLRMQLDTLKGKLDEARMKQSTLVARSQTAKTQKEFSTILGTNVGQGAFAKFDKMEKKIEGMEAEAEAFSELSGEGPADDPFKSMEKDMQVDDEMAKLLEKMNLGGGANA